Proteins from one Pseudomonas sp. KBS0710 genomic window:
- a CDS encoding aspartate aminotransferase family protein: MSSNNPQTREWQALSNDHHLAPFSDFKQLKEKGPRIITKAHGVYLWDSEGNKILDGMAGLWCVAIGYGRDELADAAAKQMKELPYYNLFFQTAHPPVLELAKVISEVAPAGMNHVFFTGSGSEGNDTMLRMVRHYWAIKGQPNKKTIISRKNGYHGSTVAGASLGGMTYMHEQGDLPIPGITHIAQPYWYGEGGDMSPEEFGIWAANQLEEKILELGVDNVGAFIAEPIQGAGGVIVPPETYWPRIKEILAKYDILFVADEVICGFGRTGEWFGSDFYDLKPHMMTIAKGLTSGYIPMGGLIVHDDVVAVLNEGGDFNHGFTYSGHPVAAAVALENIRILRDEKIIKRVHDEAAPYLQKRLRELADHPLVGEVRGVGMLGAIELVQDKATRKRYEGRGVGMICRTFCFENGLIMRAVGDTMIISPSLVISNAEIDELVTKARHCLDLTLAALQG, from the coding sequence ATGTCCAGCAACAACCCGCAAACCCGTGAATGGCAAGCCTTGAGCAATGATCACCACCTGGCGCCGTTCAGCGACTTCAAGCAATTGAAAGAGAAAGGCCCACGGATCATCACCAAAGCCCACGGCGTTTATCTGTGGGACAGCGAAGGCAACAAGATCCTCGACGGCATGGCCGGCCTGTGGTGCGTGGCGATCGGTTACGGTCGCGATGAACTGGCTGACGCCGCCGCCAAACAGATGAAAGAACTGCCGTACTACAACCTGTTCTTCCAGACCGCCCACCCGCCGGTGCTGGAGTTGGCCAAAGTCATTTCCGAGGTCGCGCCTGCCGGCATGAACCACGTGTTCTTTACCGGTTCCGGCTCCGAAGGCAACGACACCATGCTGCGCATGGTCCGCCATTACTGGGCGATCAAGGGCCAGCCGAACAAGAAAACCATCATCAGCCGCAAGAATGGCTACCACGGCTCCACCGTGGCCGGCGCCAGCCTGGGCGGCATGACTTATATGCATGAACAGGGCGACTTGCCGATCCCGGGCATCACCCATATCGCCCAGCCGTACTGGTATGGCGAAGGCGGCGACATGAGCCCGGAAGAGTTCGGGATCTGGGCTGCCAACCAGCTGGAAGAAAAGATTCTGGAACTGGGCGTGGACAACGTCGGTGCCTTTATTGCCGAGCCGATCCAGGGGGCCGGTGGCGTGATCGTGCCGCCTGAGACCTACTGGCCGCGCATCAAGGAAATTCTCGCCAAGTACGACATCCTGTTCGTCGCCGATGAAGTGATCTGCGGTTTCGGCCGTACCGGCGAATGGTTCGGCAGCGATTTCTACGACCTTAAGCCCCACATGATGACCATCGCCAAGGGCTTGACCTCGGGTTACATCCCCATGGGCGGCCTGATCGTGCACGACGACGTGGTTGCCGTGCTCAATGAAGGCGGCGATTTCAACCACGGCTTCACCTATTCCGGTCACCCGGTGGCCGCCGCCGTGGCCCTGGAAAACATCCGCATCCTGCGCGATGAAAAAATCATTAAGCGTGTGCACGACGAAGCGGCACCGTATTTGCAAAAGCGTCTGAGGGAACTGGCTGATCACCCGTTGGTGGGTGAAGTTCGCGGTGTGGGCATGCTCGGGGCGATTGAGCTGGTGCAGGACAAGGCCACGCGCAAACGTTACGAAGGCCGGGGTGTGGGCATGATCTGCCGCACGTTCTGCTTCGAGAACGGCCTGATCATGCGTGCCGTGGGCGACACCATGATCATTTCGCCGTCGCTGGTGATCAGCAACGCGGAAATCGACGAGCTGGTGACCAAGGCTCGCCATTGCCTGGACCTGACTTTGGCGGCATTGCAGGGCTAA
- a CDS encoding polyamine ABC transporter substrate-binding protein — MKNAGKTLLALSLLGAMAGAAQADDKVLHVYNWSDYIAPDTIANFEKESGIKVVYDVFDSNETLEAKLLAGKSGYDIVVPSNNFLAKQIKAGVYQELDKSKLPNYGNLNTSLLKAVSVSDPGNKHAFPYMWGSIGIGYNPEKVKAALGIDKIDSWDVLLKPENIAKLKSCGVSFLDSPTEMLPVALHYLGLPTDTQKKDDLKKAEDLFLKLRPSIGYFHSSKYISDLANGNICVAVGYSGDIQQAKSRAAEAGGKVKVAYDIPKEGAGSFFDMVAIPKDAENVDAAYKFMNYLLKPEVMASITNSVRFPNGNEKATALVDKDITSDPGIYPPADVQAKLYAIADLPAATQREMTRSWTKIKSGK; from the coding sequence TTGAAGAACGCTGGCAAGACCCTCCTCGCCTTGTCCCTGTTGGGCGCAATGGCGGGCGCGGCCCAGGCAGACGATAAAGTCCTGCACGTGTACAACTGGTCCGACTACATTGCACCGGACACCATCGCCAACTTTGAAAAAGAGTCAGGCATCAAGGTGGTGTACGACGTTTTTGACAGCAACGAGACCCTCGAAGCCAAGTTGCTGGCAGGCAAGTCCGGTTATGACATCGTCGTACCGTCGAACAACTTCCTCGCCAAGCAGATCAAGGCCGGCGTCTATCAGGAGCTGGACAAGTCCAAGCTGCCTAACTACGGCAACCTGAACACATCCCTGCTTAAAGCCGTGTCGGTCAGCGACCCGGGCAACAAGCACGCCTTCCCGTACATGTGGGGCTCGATCGGTATCGGCTACAACCCGGAGAAGGTCAAGGCTGCACTGGGTATCGACAAGATCGACTCGTGGGACGTGCTGCTCAAGCCTGAGAACATCGCCAAGCTCAAAAGCTGTGGTGTGAGCTTCCTTGATTCGCCAACCGAAATGCTGCCGGTGGCGCTGCACTACCTGGGTCTGCCGACCGATACCCAGAAGAAAGACGACCTCAAGAAAGCTGAAGACTTGTTCCTCAAGCTGCGCCCATCGATCGGCTACTTCCACTCGTCCAAGTACATCTCGGACCTGGCCAACGGCAACATCTGTGTAGCCGTGGGTTACTCGGGTGACATCCAGCAGGCCAAGTCCCGCGCGGCTGAAGCCGGTGGCAAGGTCAAGGTGGCCTACGACATTCCGAAAGAAGGCGCCGGTAGCTTCTTCGACATGGTCGCCATCCCTAAAGATGCCGAAAACGTCGACGCCGCCTACAAGTTCATGAACTACCTGCTCAAGCCGGAAGTCATGGCCTCGATCACCAACAGCGTGCGTTTCCCGAACGGTAACGAGAAGGCTACCGCATTGGTCGACAAAGACATCACCAGCGACCCGGGCATCTACCCGCCAGCTGATGTGCAGGCCAAGCTCTACGCCATTGCTGACTTGCCGGCTGCAACCCAGCGTGAAATGACACGCAGCTGGACCAAGATCAAGTCTGGTAAGTAA
- a CDS encoding polyamine ABC transporter substrate-binding protein, with protein sequence MPISLFRKAMLVGAGITLAVSVQAAPTVHIYNWSDYIGPDTLANFEKATGIKPVYDVFDSNETLEGKLLAGRTGYDVVVPSNHFLGKQIKAGAFQKLDKSLLTHYSNLDPVLLKRLEKNDPGNQYAVPYLWGTNGIGYNVDKVKEVLGVDHIDSWAVLFEPENMKKLATCGVSFMDSADEMLPAVLNYMGLNPNSTNPEDYKKAEAKLLKVRPYVTYFHSSKYISDLANGNICVAAGFSGDVFQAKARAAEAGKGVNIAYTIPKEGGNLWFDVLAIPADATNVKEAHAFINYLLQPEVIAQVSDQVGYANPNPGADKLMEQSIRTDAAVYPPQAVLDRTFVNFELPPKVQRLMTRSWTKVKTGK encoded by the coding sequence TTGCCAATTTCTTTATTTCGCAAAGCCATGCTGGTGGGTGCAGGTATCACGCTGGCTGTGAGCGTGCAGGCCGCACCGACGGTGCATATTTATAACTGGTCGGACTACATTGGCCCGGACACCCTGGCCAATTTTGAAAAGGCGACAGGCATCAAGCCCGTGTATGACGTGTTTGATTCCAACGAAACCCTGGAAGGCAAGTTGCTCGCCGGTCGTACCGGTTACGACGTGGTGGTGCCGTCCAACCATTTCCTCGGCAAGCAGATCAAGGCCGGGGCGTTCCAGAAGCTCGACAAGTCATTGCTGACTCATTATTCCAACCTCGACCCGGTGCTGCTCAAGCGCCTGGAAAAGAACGACCCGGGTAACCAGTACGCCGTACCGTACCTGTGGGGCACCAACGGCATCGGTTACAACGTCGACAAAGTCAAAGAAGTGCTGGGCGTCGACCATATCGATTCCTGGGCCGTGCTGTTCGAACCGGAGAACATGAAGAAACTCGCCACCTGTGGCGTTTCGTTCATGGATTCGGCCGATGAAATGCTGCCGGCGGTGCTCAACTACATGGGCCTGAACCCCAACAGCACCAACCCCGAAGACTACAAGAAGGCCGAAGCGAAGCTGCTCAAAGTGCGGCCCTACGTGACCTATTTCCATTCTTCCAAATACATCTCGGATCTGGCCAACGGCAACATTTGCGTGGCGGCCGGTTTCTCCGGTGATGTGTTCCAGGCCAAGGCCCGTGCGGCCGAGGCTGGCAAAGGCGTGAACATCGCCTACACGATTCCCAAAGAAGGCGGCAATTTGTGGTTTGACGTGCTGGCGATCCCGGCGGATGCCACCAACGTCAAAGAGGCCCACGCCTTCATCAACTATTTACTGCAACCTGAGGTGATCGCTCAGGTCAGTGATCAGGTCGGTTATGCCAACCCTAACCCAGGGGCGGACAAACTGATGGAGCAATCGATACGCACTGACGCAGCGGTTTACCCACCGCAGGCGGTTCTCGACCGGACGTTCGTCAACTTCGAGCTACCCCCGAAAGTGCAACGTTTAATGACCCGTAGCTGGACCAAGGTCAAGACGGGCAAGTAA